A genomic stretch from Glaciecola nitratireducens FR1064 includes:
- a CDS encoding YgjV family protein gives MLPVAEVFGAIAVVFNFIGYRQSDINRYRFISSIALLSVSIHFFLLGAMAAGIGCMLASIRNIVAMKYRGLPVLFTFVTANLCFFFYELFWLNHSWTIVIAYASSLIFTVGSITLTSAKMIRQWFILAEVLGLVYAIMVGSIFGTVFNITNLCSIFYTLYRDSSAEKSALPKD, from the coding sequence ATGCTCCCAGTAGCAGAAGTTTTTGGCGCAATAGCCGTTGTTTTTAATTTTATTGGATACCGACAAAGCGATATTAACCGATATCGCTTTATTTCATCTATCGCGCTGTTGAGCGTTAGTATTCACTTTTTCTTGTTGGGCGCAATGGCCGCCGGTATTGGCTGCATGCTGGCCAGTATTCGTAATATTGTTGCTATGAAGTATCGTGGTCTACCGGTCCTATTTACCTTCGTGACAGCCAATCTTTGTTTTTTCTTTTATGAATTGTTTTGGTTGAATCATAGCTGGACGATTGTGATTGCCTATGCTTCTTCACTCATATTCACGGTAGGCTCAATTACCCTAACGAGTGCTAAGATGATCCGTCAGTGGTTTATTTTAGCTGAAGTACTAGGCTTAGTTTACGCAATTATGGTTGGCAGTATATTTGGTACGGTATTTAATATAACTAACTTGTGCAGTATATTTTATACATTGTATCGAGATTCCTCGGCAGAAAAGAGCGCTTTACCTAAAGATTAA
- a CDS encoding ExbD/TolR family protein, whose protein sequence is MKRKKHTSGDEDAAVDMTPMLDIVFIMLIFFIVTTTFSSEKGLEPTRPPESDSPPPPNSKSLSIRIDESGQILMNGRIVDIRRVVANAQTYLANNDTDSAAIQASENTEHGVVVSVMDQVKLAGISKISVLVKEK, encoded by the coding sequence ATGAAAAGAAAAAAACATACATCCGGTGATGAGGACGCAGCAGTAGACATGACACCAATGTTGGATATCGTGTTTATCATGTTGATATTCTTTATCGTGACAACGACCTTCTCATCAGAGAAAGGCTTAGAGCCTACGCGTCCGCCAGAGAGCGATAGTCCTCCACCACCAAATAGTAAGTCATTATCTATTAGAATTGACGAGTCAGGCCAAATACTTATGAACGGTCGTATTGTTGATATCCGTCGTGTTGTTGCGAACGCACAGACGTATTTAGCAAATAATGACACCGACTCAGCTGCAATTCAAGCCAGTGAAAACACTGAGCATGGTGTTGTAGTTAGTGTTATGGACCAAGTTAAATTAGCGGGTATTAGCAAAATATCAGTGTTGGTAAAAGAGAAGTAA
- a CDS encoding CLCA_X family protein, whose product MHPIQSKTDPTKTKKGRLHTQFYRNGDEHRAGADVSFQDVLRLFRFCSIEIGKWVTEEEKRIAANLFFDALCDLMDILQVPENVISLNGTLSLGFGVGGQKHASAHYNSAKKQLSLAKNAGAGALAHEWFHAFDHYIASKMFAVSGSNLFASEIWLNENAQMNAHALNSQLALCFETIFLEGNGNLPSELMQKSVLIDKELKSFYYARPQEVAARAFEACIQHHPIKNAFLVQGTKQSAEAKLGIYPSGIQLSKIAVEMATYFNWLGKALDHSPTD is encoded by the coding sequence ATGCATCCAATACAATCGAAGACTGACCCTACAAAAACAAAGAAAGGTCGTTTACATACCCAATTCTATCGCAACGGAGATGAGCACCGCGCTGGCGCGGACGTCAGTTTCCAAGATGTATTGCGCCTCTTCCGCTTTTGCTCAATTGAAATAGGCAAATGGGTCACCGAAGAAGAAAAGCGAATTGCTGCAAATCTTTTTTTCGACGCGCTGTGCGACTTAATGGATATCCTGCAAGTACCTGAAAACGTCATTTCACTCAATGGCACATTATCTCTAGGATTCGGGGTTGGTGGCCAAAAACACGCTAGCGCACACTACAATAGTGCAAAGAAACAACTTTCATTAGCGAAGAACGCCGGCGCTGGGGCGCTAGCTCACGAGTGGTTTCACGCCTTTGACCACTACATTGCGAGTAAAATGTTTGCAGTATCGGGTAGCAATCTGTTTGCCTCTGAAATTTGGCTTAATGAAAATGCTCAAATGAACGCTCACGCACTAAATAGCCAACTGGCTCTTTGCTTTGAAACTATTTTTTTGGAAGGCAATGGCAATTTGCCAAGCGAACTCATGCAAAAGAGTGTACTCATCGATAAAGAACTCAAAAGCTTCTATTACGCACGACCGCAAGAAGTTGCAGCCCGAGCTTTCGAGGCATGCATTCAACATCACCCCATTAAAAATGCATTTTTGGTGCAGGGCACAAAACAAAGTGCAGAAGCAAAGCTAGGTATTTATCCAAGCGGTATTCAACTATCGAAAATAGCGGTTGAAATGGCAACTTATTTTAACTGGTTAGGTAAAGCCCTTGATCATAGCCCTACTGACTAG
- a CDS encoding mechanosensitive ion channel family protein → MDFSSILTVINDNLDKGLALITSTQTYVQLAMLVVIYGIAFGVAYKIRHSIGLTHNEPDDVAHPLRKFAYRIGGVLFPLIAILLLQVSRKAGENLEYTPWVIQVALSVAILLFFSSIIRAFVTHHYAATLFRWVGLPILFLHLVGLLPSIVSALEEMSMSVGNVDISVYGVVRVLLFGGFLFWLGRVSNSFGKAVIKRQESLDIPTKEVFSKLFEVTLFCIIVLLLLNVMGINLTTLAVFGGAVGVGIGLGLQSIASNFISGIIILLDRSLTVGDFVELGDGQKGFVREFKMRYAVLETYDGKDILVPNEKFISDFLVNWTHKDPKQRYRVDFSVPYATDVRSMVEFIKVAVAEHPQVLSGESVPFEERPDCEIDSFGDSGINMFVEFWMIGVDDGKNRVGGDLMLTILETLREHGIEIPFPQREVRILDPEQQA, encoded by the coding sequence ATGGATTTTTCATCAATCTTAACCGTAATTAACGACAATCTTGATAAAGGATTAGCGTTAATTACGAGCACACAAACCTACGTGCAGTTGGCTATGCTTGTGGTCATTTATGGTATTGCATTTGGAGTTGCATACAAAATACGCCACAGCATTGGCTTAACGCACAACGAGCCTGACGACGTTGCTCACCCACTGCGCAAATTTGCGTATCGAATTGGCGGCGTTTTGTTTCCGCTTATTGCCATTTTGTTGCTGCAAGTATCGCGTAAAGCTGGCGAAAATCTCGAGTACACCCCTTGGGTTATTCAAGTCGCACTTTCTGTTGCAATATTATTGTTCTTTAGCTCCATTATTCGTGCGTTTGTTACTCATCACTATGCGGCGACGCTGTTCCGCTGGGTTGGCTTACCGATATTGTTTTTACATTTAGTTGGACTGTTACCTAGCATTGTCAGTGCCTTAGAAGAAATGTCAATGAGTGTCGGTAACGTCGATATATCTGTTTATGGTGTCGTCAGAGTATTGTTGTTTGGTGGTTTTTTGTTTTGGCTTGGCCGCGTGTCCAATAGTTTTGGTAAAGCCGTTATCAAACGCCAAGAAAGTTTAGACATTCCAACAAAGGAAGTTTTTTCGAAATTATTTGAAGTAACCCTTTTCTGCATCATTGTTTTGTTGTTACTAAATGTAATGGGTATCAATCTGACTACGCTAGCTGTATTTGGCGGTGCTGTAGGTGTCGGTATCGGCTTAGGTTTGCAGTCTATCGCCTCGAACTTTATATCAGGTATCATTATCCTTCTTGACCGCTCTTTAACGGTCGGTGATTTTGTCGAATTAGGTGATGGTCAAAAAGGATTTGTACGCGAATTTAAGATGCGCTATGCCGTTTTAGAAACCTATGATGGCAAAGATATACTGGTTCCAAATGAAAAGTTCATTTCAGACTTTTTAGTTAACTGGACGCATAAAGATCCCAAACAGCGATATCGCGTCGATTTTTCCGTGCCCTATGCTACGGACGTTCGCAGCATGGTTGAGTTCATCAAAGTTGCCGTTGCCGAGCATCCTCAGGTTTTGAGTGGCGAAAGCGTGCCTTTCGAAGAGCGTCCAGATTGTGAAATAGATAGCTTCGGTGATTCAGGCATCAACATGTTTGTAGAGTTTTGGATGATTGGCGTTGATGACGGTAAAAATCGTGTCGGTGGCGACTTAATGCTGACTATTCTTGAAACTCTGAGAGAGCACGGTATCGAAATTCCATTCCCTCAACGGGAAGTTAGAATTCTTGATCCAGAGCAGCAAGCCTAG
- the fldB gene encoding flavodoxin FldB, whose translation MSSAKKEIAIFYGSTTCYTEMASEKIQTELESIASQQGIEANISMFDIKEHALEKSTQYDLVLYGISTWDFGELQEDWESTWDDIKALDLAGKTVALFGLGDQLGYADWFQDALGMLHDELIVLGCDVIGYWPNQGYEFTASKALTEDGEFFVGLSLDDENQYDQSDERVKQWCAQIFEEWTTA comes from the coding sequence ATGAGTTCAGCAAAAAAAGAAATTGCCATTTTTTATGGTTCAACCACCTGCTATACAGAGATGGCGAGTGAAAAAATACAAACTGAGTTGGAGTCCATCGCAAGTCAACAAGGAATCGAAGCGAATATCAGTATGTTCGACATTAAAGAACACGCACTTGAAAAATCGACACAATACGATCTAGTCTTATACGGCATATCAACTTGGGATTTCGGTGAATTGCAAGAAGACTGGGAGTCTACTTGGGACGATATCAAAGCACTGGATTTGGCGGGAAAAACAGTTGCGCTCTTCGGGTTAGGAGACCAATTGGGCTATGCAGATTGGTTTCAAGATGCCTTAGGAATGCTGCATGACGAATTAATCGTTTTAGGGTGCGACGTTATCGGCTATTGGCCAAATCAGGGTTATGAATTTACCGCATCAAAAGCGTTAACTGAAGACGGCGAGTTTTTTGTTGGCTTGTCTTTAGACGATGAAAATCAATATGATCAGAGCGACGAGCGCGTTAAGCAGTGGTGCGCACAGATTTTTGAAGAGTGGACAACTGCTTAG
- a CDS encoding peptide methionine sulfoxide reductase, with amino-acid sequence MTQSLPTVMAGPVLRHTDNQRIVWWLVSSVAINIKPVLFDTHGNAVDMQHANVQQDTFCVGQRAFIQLITLESTTDEPLIQSGALYHYDLLSDLQSKLDINSNNADKAIASTEEMLLQSVLKDMPHLVYEGHTLPNFRFNQHLTKVTQGSCRKPHFHGQDALPQLDNLVADELANKVNASKTSESKSINRPDLMLMTGDQVYIDDVSGPMLHAVHQIIKLLGLHNEQFDGATFNDLIELMSHEHSFYQRELLLPEIEANDKLTKTFFGAKRKPVFTSVNAKNHLIALSEMLAMYLLTWSPTLWQFVDLNKQELSESNQEIYDKERQHIELFQAGLAKVHRALAHVPSYMMFDDHDVTDDWNLTRGWEQQVYGHPFSKRIIGNAMTAYFLCQGCGNPRLKIEPLFSEFHKEFSVSCANTASGDSKDTAIYGDSHNKLIETLFHFDQWHYELATQPPVHVLDTRTQRWRSESSLNKPSGLMDWEALCELQQSIMGKESVIMVSPAPIYGVKFIETVQRIFTFFGGALVVDAENWMAHRGTASVILNIFRHLKTPPNFIILSGDVHYSFVYDVSLRFRRNSPHITQFTSSGLHNEFPPGLLKWFDRLNRWFYGPRSPLNWLTMRRNMSVKQREPSNHSGTLVNNCNIGVLTLNDDASEVDCALLCSDGEYVSFSKAKSRFSKYSQVGSDKQAEAE; translated from the coding sequence TTGACGCAATCACTCCCCACGGTCATGGCTGGTCCTGTTTTGCGCCACACTGACAATCAGCGTATTGTTTGGTGGTTGGTAAGTTCTGTAGCAATCAACATAAAACCGGTCTTGTTTGATACACATGGCAATGCCGTTGACATGCAGCATGCAAATGTTCAACAAGACACATTTTGCGTTGGGCAGCGCGCTTTCATTCAATTAATTACCCTAGAATCAACCACCGATGAACCCTTGATTCAGTCGGGAGCGCTATATCATTATGATTTATTAAGTGACCTTCAAAGTAAGCTCGATATAAATTCAAATAATGCCGATAAGGCGATTGCTAGCACCGAAGAAATGCTGCTTCAAAGTGTTCTAAAAGATATGCCCCACTTAGTTTACGAGGGACATACACTGCCTAACTTTCGATTCAATCAACACTTAACTAAAGTAACTCAAGGCTCTTGCCGTAAGCCACATTTTCATGGTCAAGACGCGTTACCGCAACTAGACAATTTAGTGGCTGATGAATTGGCCAATAAAGTGAATGCATCGAAAACGAGCGAAAGCAAAAGCATAAATCGCCCTGATTTGATGCTGATGACAGGCGACCAAGTTTATATCGATGATGTGTCAGGACCGATGCTGCACGCCGTACATCAAATAATTAAGTTGTTAGGACTTCACAATGAGCAGTTTGATGGAGCAACGTTCAATGACCTAATCGAGTTAATGTCACATGAACATAGCTTTTATCAACGAGAGCTATTGCTGCCAGAGATTGAAGCTAACGACAAGCTGACCAAAACGTTTTTTGGCGCTAAACGTAAACCCGTATTCACGTCGGTAAATGCCAAAAATCATCTTATTGCATTGAGCGAAATGTTAGCGATGTATCTATTAACTTGGTCTCCGACACTCTGGCAATTTGTTGATTTAAACAAACAGGAACTGAGCGAATCAAACCAAGAGATATATGATAAAGAAAGACAACACATAGAGCTATTTCAAGCAGGTTTAGCAAAAGTTCATCGCGCCCTTGCTCATGTGCCAAGCTATATGATGTTCGATGATCATGACGTTACCGACGATTGGAATTTAACAAGAGGCTGGGAGCAACAGGTCTACGGACATCCCTTTTCTAAGCGCATTATCGGAAACGCAATGACCGCCTACTTTTTGTGCCAAGGCTGTGGCAATCCTAGATTAAAAATAGAGCCATTGTTTAGTGAATTCCACAAAGAATTCTCAGTCAGCTGCGCAAATACCGCTTCAGGTGATTCAAAAGATACTGCGATATACGGCGATTCGCACAACAAGCTCATCGAAACATTATTTCACTTTGATCAATGGCACTATGAGCTGGCAACGCAACCGCCTGTGCATGTGCTGGATACCCGAACCCAACGTTGGCGCTCAGAATCGTCGTTGAATAAACCCTCAGGGCTCATGGATTGGGAAGCGTTATGCGAGCTTCAGCAATCTATTATGGGTAAAGAGTCGGTTATTATGGTGTCTCCCGCACCAATATACGGTGTAAAGTTTATAGAAACCGTACAGCGAATATTCACTTTTTTTGGCGGCGCGCTGGTTGTCGATGCTGAAAACTGGATGGCTCATAGAGGTACGGCCAGCGTGATTTTGAACATATTCCGACACCTTAAAACTCCACCAAATTTCATTATACTATCGGGAGACGTGCACTATTCGTTTGTGTACGATGTGAGCTTACGTTTTCGGCGTAATAGCCCACATATAACTCAATTCACAAGTAGCGGACTGCACAACGAGTTTCCGCCTGGGCTGCTAAAATGGTTCGATAGGCTAAACAGGTGGTTCTATGGCCCTCGTTCACCGCTCAACTGGCTAACAATGCGAAGAAACATGTCCGTTAAGCAACGCGAACCCAGTAATCACAGCGGGACGCTGGTCAATAACTGTAACATCGGCGTTCTAACCTTGAATGATGACGCGAGTGAGGTAGACTGCGCACTGTTATGCAGTGACGGCGAATACGTCAGCTTTTCAAAAGCCAAATCAAGGTTTTCAAAATATTCACAGGTAGGTTCAGATAAACAGGCCGAGGCAGAGTAA
- the msrA gene encoding peptide-methionine (S)-S-oxide reductase MsrA, with the protein MSSQTITLGGGCFWCLETAMNTVEGVTSAYSGYSNGHADNPSYEAVCTGETGHTEVVQVTFDTAKLTLREVLEIFFALHNPTQLNRQGNDTGTQYRSGIYYHNDEQKIAAEEIVKEIEDNKIWPDPVVTEILPIDNYFQAEDYHQDYFTNNPQNQYCNMVVAPKLANFKKTFVSKLKKS; encoded by the coding sequence ATGAGTTCGCAAACAATAACATTGGGTGGCGGTTGTTTTTGGTGTTTAGAAACAGCAATGAACACCGTTGAAGGGGTAACGTCGGCCTATTCAGGCTATTCTAACGGTCACGCAGACAATCCCAGTTACGAAGCCGTATGTACGGGAGAAACAGGCCACACAGAAGTGGTTCAGGTTACGTTTGACACAGCTAAACTAACCTTGCGCGAAGTACTGGAAATTTTCTTCGCATTGCACAACCCAACACAACTAAATCGTCAAGGAAACGATACTGGTACCCAATACCGCAGCGGCATTTATTATCACAATGACGAACAAAAAATAGCGGCTGAAGAGATTGTTAAAGAAATTGAAGATAATAAAATTTGGCCAGATCCAGTTGTAACAGAAATTTTACCCATTGATAATTATTTTCAGGCTGAAGATTACCATCAAGATTACTTTACGAATAATCCGCAAAATCAATATTGCAATATGGTCGTCGCGCCCAAGTTAGCGAATTTTAAGAAAACCTTCGTGAGCAAGCTGAAGAAATCATAG
- a CDS encoding thiol-disulfide oxidoreductase DCC family protein → MAFTLFYDGLCPLCEKEITHLMKRDKDNNIVFEDISLPDFSSRYPHLSLDELNARIHGQLDDGSMITGLDVTHKAWSLVGVTWLYAPLRWPVIRWFADKFYLVFAKHRYKISYWLTGKERCESNRCNLK, encoded by the coding sequence ATGGCATTCACGCTATTTTATGATGGCCTTTGTCCATTGTGCGAAAAAGAAATAACGCATTTAATGAAACGCGATAAAGACAACAATATTGTATTCGAAGATATTTCGCTTCCAGACTTCTCGTCGCGCTATCCGCATCTGAGTTTGGACGAGTTAAATGCTCGCATACACGGTCAGTTAGATGACGGTAGCATGATTACAGGCTTAGATGTTACGCACAAAGCTTGGAGTTTAGTGGGGGTGACTTGGTTGTATGCACCACTGAGATGGCCTGTGATCAGATGGTTTGCAGATAAATTCTATCTGGTATTTGCGAAACATAGATACAAAATTTCGTATTGGTTAACGGGTAAAGAAAGATGCGAGAGCAATCGTTGTAATTTGAAATAG
- a CDS encoding SDR family NAD(P)-dependent oxidoreductase — MQQTDSDKKYALVIGANGGIGKEVVSQVSAQQRFDTIYTLSRGEAAYNISDFSAHTKLIHKAMDTADEAAVKSFIDELKDNGVKLSLVICTTGILHQEANTQSTPEVVGLKPEKRLEDMHEMQLAEYFRINSILPAIWLQNLVKVVDKQGANLVFFSARVGSISENELGGWYGYRASKAALNMLVKTAAVEYKRRAPNVSLMCYHPGTVDTGLSKPFQANVKPEKLFTPQFTVEQLLSICADLNPEQSPFYLDWKGEAIAW, encoded by the coding sequence ATGCAACAGACAGATAGCGACAAAAAATATGCACTGGTCATAGGCGCAAACGGCGGTATAGGCAAAGAGGTGGTCAGTCAGGTAAGTGCGCAACAACGATTTGATACGATCTACACTCTCTCTCGCGGTGAGGCTGCTTATAATATTAGTGATTTCAGTGCTCACACAAAGCTTATTCACAAAGCAATGGATACAGCAGATGAAGCGGCGGTGAAGAGCTTCATCGATGAACTAAAGGACAATGGGGTAAAATTGAGCTTAGTGATCTGCACGACGGGGATCCTGCATCAAGAAGCAAATACACAAAGCACACCGGAAGTAGTCGGGCTAAAACCAGAGAAGCGTTTGGAAGACATGCATGAAATGCAGCTGGCCGAGTATTTTAGAATAAACAGCATATTGCCCGCGATTTGGCTGCAGAATCTAGTCAAGGTTGTAGATAAGCAAGGTGCCAACCTTGTTTTCTTTAGCGCCCGTGTTGGCAGTATCAGTGAAAATGAACTAGGTGGCTGGTATGGATACAGAGCATCGAAAGCTGCGCTCAACATGCTTGTAAAAACTGCAGCGGTGGAATACAAGCGCAGAGCGCCGAACGTCAGCTTAATGTGCTATCACCCCGGAACCGTCGACACAGGACTGTCGAAGCCATTCCAAGCCAACGTAAAACCTGAAAAATTATTCACACCACAATTCACAGTGGAACAGCTTCTTTCTATTTGCGCTGATTTAAATCCAGAGCAAAGCCCATTTTACTTAGATTGGAAAGGTGAAGCTATTGCTTGGTAG
- a CDS encoding sodium-dependent transporter, which translates to MSGSREQFGSKLGFILAAAGSAVGIGNLVGFPVGAAKNGGGAFLLMYAIFVVFICLPVMLAEMSVGRNSQKDPLGAYAALSNRSGGWRIAGWLSVITPFMIAVFYLVITVWIFGYLLQSMIGNLDELAQADTFGDFISGNSIFAYMIGVLLVVYLILQGGVKQGIEKAAKILMPALFFMLIVLVIFVLTRDNAMAGVEFYLVPDFSKIDASVVNGALSQAFFSLSLGMGIMITYGSYIDSKADVPSSAKLVALTDTAVAFTAGLMILPAIFSFNPEINPEELSESSVSMIFSFLPQIFLELQTSIGYIGASVVASIFFLLVFFAAITSLVSIFEVPVASLMSEKGMERKPALLLCGVLLVVFSIMCALSFGHSEFFTNFMTYAGNDNSFFTVVYDVFYDTILPLNGFLICIFVMYRWKKHNFNEELDKGAPKFKKSLFERYVNLSVGTFIPVILLVIFINTVAVKYFGFSLLTELF; encoded by the coding sequence ATGAGTGGTTCAAGAGAGCAATTTGGCTCAAAGCTTGGTTTTATTCTTGCTGCTGCAGGTTCTGCTGTCGGCATTGGCAATCTAGTTGGTTTTCCCGTTGGTGCTGCCAAAAACGGCGGCGGTGCTTTCCTATTGATGTATGCCATTTTTGTGGTTTTCATTTGTTTACCGGTGATGCTCGCTGAGATGTCAGTTGGTAGAAACAGCCAAAAAGATCCGCTTGGGGCTTATGCTGCTTTATCGAATCGCTCAGGCGGTTGGCGAATAGCTGGCTGGTTGTCTGTTATTACGCCCTTCATGATTGCGGTATTTTATCTCGTTATCACCGTATGGATATTTGGCTACTTATTACAATCCATGATCGGTAATCTCGACGAGCTTGCCCAGGCCGATACCTTCGGCGATTTTATTAGTGGTAATAGTATCTTTGCGTACATGATTGGCGTGTTGCTGGTGGTGTACCTTATTCTGCAAGGCGGTGTCAAACAGGGTATCGAAAAAGCGGCAAAAATACTGATGCCAGCGTTATTTTTCATGCTTATTGTGCTCGTTATCTTTGTACTCACGCGCGACAATGCGATGGCGGGTGTTGAATTTTACTTAGTCCCTGACTTCTCTAAAATTGATGCTTCAGTAGTGAACGGAGCGCTTTCTCAAGCTTTCTTCTCGCTCTCTTTAGGTATGGGGATCATGATTACTTACGGTAGTTATATCGACAGCAAGGCCGACGTGCCTAGCTCTGCAAAGCTAGTTGCATTGACCGATACTGCTGTGGCTTTTACCGCTGGCCTGATGATTTTACCTGCGATATTTTCGTTTAATCCTGAGATTAATCCAGAGGAGCTGAGTGAGTCTTCGGTCAGTATGATTTTCTCATTTTTACCGCAAATATTTTTAGAATTACAAACAAGTATCGGTTACATCGGTGCAAGTGTCGTTGCTAGTATTTTCTTTTTATTAGTTTTCTTCGCTGCAATCACTTCCTTAGTGTCTATCTTTGAAGTGCCTGTGGCGTCGTTAATGAGCGAAAAAGGCATGGAGAGAAAGCCAGCACTGCTGCTTTGCGGCGTTCTGTTGGTAGTGTTTTCGATAATGTGTGCTTTATCATTTGGACACTCAGAGTTTTTTACTAATTTCATGACTTATGCCGGTAACGATAATTCGTTCTTCACTGTCGTTTATGATGTGTTTTACGATACTATACTACCTCTAAACGGCTTTTTGATTTGTATTTTTGTAATGTACCGCTGGAAAAAACACAACTTTAACGAAGAATTAGATAAAGGTGCACCTAAGTTTAAGAAGAGCTTGTTTGAGCGCTATGTGAACCTGTCTGTGGGTACCTTCATTCCCGTTATTTTACTGGTTATTTTCATCAATACTGTGGCGGTGAAGTATTTTGGTTTCTCGTTGCTGACGGAGTTATTTTGA
- a CDS encoding formyl transferase, whose product MKILFLSNKDLASNFALNRLLPKVSKNNEVHLWLSAKVGKNSVLPKQLTSLKFFEQDLFNEVLSPLIVKSNNAYKAFDDFSCFLSSELKEINQINSPEIVDILADLSPDLIISIRYGQILKEAVINLPKKGVLNLHSGILPKYKGVMATFWALKNNDCEVGTTLHTIENGSIDTGRIIKTSKMKSRADKSYLWHVLELYKQGSLDIMAAIESLERDELLHSEAQEESDLYFTFPTEIECNDFENSGFNILDEQDYMTFIKDNYL is encoded by the coding sequence ATGAAAATTTTGTTTCTTTCTAATAAAGATTTAGCAAGTAATTTTGCACTCAATCGGCTTCTACCCAAAGTGTCAAAAAATAATGAGGTTCATCTTTGGCTGTCGGCAAAGGTTGGAAAGAATAGTGTTTTGCCCAAACAGTTAACATCACTTAAATTTTTCGAGCAAGATTTGTTTAATGAAGTCCTTAGCCCTCTGATCGTTAAATCTAACAATGCATATAAAGCTTTTGATGATTTTAGCTGTTTTTTAAGCTCCGAACTGAAGGAGATTAATCAAATTAACTCGCCCGAGATAGTGGATATTTTGGCGGATCTATCGCCAGACCTGATTATATCTATTCGCTACGGCCAAATTTTAAAAGAGGCGGTTATTAATCTTCCTAAAAAAGGTGTGCTTAATCTGCACTCTGGAATATTACCCAAATATAAAGGCGTTATGGCGACGTTTTGGGCCTTGAAAAATAATGACTGTGAGGTTGGGACTACTCTGCATACCATTGAAAATGGCTCTATAGACACGGGACGCATTATAAAAACGTCTAAAATGAAAAGTAGGGCAGATAAATCTTATCTTTGGCATGTTCTCGAGCTCTATAAGCAAGGTTCTCTCGATATAATGGCTGCTATTGAATCTTTAGAGAGAGATGAATTGCTGCATTCTGAAGCTCAAGAAGAGAGTGATTTATACTTTACTTTTCCTACTGAAATCGAATGTAACGATTTTGAAAACAGTGGATTTAATATTTTAGATGAGCAGGACTACATGACGTTTATTAAAGACAATTATCTATAA
- a CDS encoding NAD-dependent epimerase/dehydratase family protein gives MHKHLIIGLGWLGAPLGLYFKSAGHTVAGTTRSAEKAGALASQGIQTVLFDLYENDVTDLPNELFQDAYVVINIPPGRKNFEPILFIERMKRLFNYAHQHAAVHICFISTTSVFGELEGRVTNGSPLAPSTASGNAHVELEQYLKGLALASGATLDKDLKANGFSCSVLRLAGLVGKDRHPITTLSQKSNITMGKNPVNLVHQEDVIQAISAVLRKSDEKVDDNQPGIFATGLFENNFYAANLCSLEHPSREQYYTWCAKQRGIRHPAFSPDNRTIINGKWIDAEKTVSELGLTLRYPSPYSML, from the coding sequence ATGCATAAACACCTCATCATTGGGTTGGGCTGGTTAGGGGCCCCATTAGGTCTTTATTTTAAAAGTGCCGGACATACTGTTGCCGGCACAACACGTAGTGCAGAAAAAGCAGGAGCCTTAGCGAGTCAAGGCATTCAAACCGTGTTGTTTGACCTATATGAAAATGACGTCACTGACCTTCCTAACGAGCTTTTTCAAGATGCCTATGTGGTTATAAACATTCCTCCTGGCCGCAAGAACTTTGAGCCAATATTGTTTATCGAGCGCATGAAACGGCTTTTTAATTATGCTCACCAGCACGCTGCCGTGCATATCTGTTTTATAAGCACCACCTCAGTATTCGGTGAACTTGAGGGGCGAGTGACTAATGGTTCCCCATTAGCACCAAGCACCGCATCGGGGAATGCGCATGTCGAGTTAGAACAATACTTGAAAGGCTTAGCACTGGCATCTGGCGCAACTCTTGACAAAGACCTTAAAGCGAATGGCTTTAGCTGCTCTGTGCTTCGCCTTGCTGGATTAGTAGGCAAAGACAGACACCCAATCACTACCTTATCCCAGAAATCGAATATTACTATGGGTAAAAACCCAGTTAATCTAGTCCACCAAGAGGATGTTATTCAGGCCATTTCAGCGGTTTTGCGGAAGTCAGATGAGAAAGTAGATGATAATCAACCGGGGATATTTGCAACCGGTCTTTTCGAAAACAATTTTTACGCTGCGAATCTGTGTAGTTTAGAGCACCCCAGTAGGGAGCAATACTATACATGGTGTGCAAAACAAAGAGGCATCCGTCATCCCGCGTTTTCGCCTGACAATAGGACAATAATCAACGGAAAGTGGATTGATGCTGAAAAAACAGTAAGTGAGCTAGGGCTAACGTTACGTTATCCAAGCCCCTATAGCATGCTGTAG